In Gadus chalcogrammus isolate NIFS_2021 chromosome 11, NIFS_Gcha_1.0, whole genome shotgun sequence, a single window of DNA contains:
- the cep162 gene encoding centrosomal protein of 162 kDa isoform X4, which translates to MLASGPDLTPGGPGLETLEEEEEKARFFARLEAGASSTLDYSRLNRDLDSPRSTPAQSLRKPEEAGEGSEEDEKPATEGISQACADSPDYSDNFEEDEKEKEPAETMPPISSLDAKGSLYDSLDSNDRRAPSMQLRGKDPAFSSDKGQSYGQSCGSEMEALQEAYRQISDAPGVPEDRVDGRRSRPSTSASPLEQSRGDLLPASTNGSELPTAEELMRPIRPETSDYIRGFPLKPSSRSGTGLDLRPGSAEPRHAGVKSGPVAEPWRERGSSGSLSPDTPLRRQPLSIREEVERLMEDQDREHHQSPIPSTQASRAKQKPRGGPAGRPSLSSTRKSTVTSALRGSKAKEDGHSAMACRFSRPNRPTVKGKASPPPTQRKPVARVQHSPPPIKGIPENAGLQVSGDLVASVQSFAAFLQQQVGPAGPQVATATWDVNARRDVATGVKGLSDSNVEEGSMVQGLAHKEIDHLSHKQIDHPSQKERDLAQRERDLAQRERDLAQKERDLHLRLEEVEMQHREDLGAVKQENYVLQSKLRKAESSQGGQRWGEAADPMTMDRLQLLEKEVQQQETIIQGYHKENEKLCWEMKAQQTRSRATEEAMFAENQRLLNELRLAKEQLKNMPGTPLNACPMEHTQRITELLTHMEVIQKGEAKWSEESRSLRQQKQALEVDLQLMKKERDLLKAQVLSSSGDPGAVLGVRGDGHREEVAALQKKLHWYAENQQLLDRDAARLRAASDETRQLKEQLENLKIEVRKSSSQQHTKAKEKTGDAKKIQALERQVKVMEDLLRRRQPNSLPALIYAAASASGPGGEDPTTTATPTLVTGLLERKVERLEAELDGHKEEAKRGLRAMEQQFQRIKLSYEQQISELEQKLVQRQNPEGAAPPPCPPSGGGEQQGVTEAQRSVELALQEQIQSLQQQLSRKAPPPEPERAPPPEPERARRSPSRHQVQSEAAFGARIERLTQELAAKTRSVQELSRTVERLQRERKGLLSGSWSREARPANANAAARPRAAASGDARVGGAGVGGGGDEAGAGEEEERFPAAQYEKTYRPDAFAGSHITEVLEENQALREQLGRLEERPDAGEPHGALAHAREELCRLKESTAEQLSSLVAHQRLEMDQLRAGHAQDHSSSRVAQLSNRLNTQEIVVQHLKEQLKDFKATKDTLAVSKIREETLQTQLTRLLEELRQAREAHSPELRHLHGLEAKICSMELRHTQREDQLKQLICQTRQVVESEQHSEVERWKGLAQGRSREVEAFRLELDSILDVLRELRRQGVVFPSPESHLHTPFTWKS; encoded by the exons ATGCTGGCATCGGGGCCTGACCTGACCCCAGGAGGGCCGGGCTTGgagaccctggaggaggaggaagagaaggccCGCTTCTTTGCACGGCTGGAGGCGGGGGCCTCGTCCACCCTGGACTACTCCCGCCTCAACAGAGACCTGGACTCCCCGAGATCCACCCCCGCCCAGAGCCTTag GAAACCAGAGGAGGCCGGGGAGGGATCTGAGGAGGATGAAAAGCCAGCCACTGAAGGGATCTctcaag CGTGTGCAGACTCCCCCGACTACAGTGATAACTTTGAAGAAGACGAGAAAGAGAAGGAGCCTGCAGAGACG atgCCACCAATATCTTCCTTGGATGCCAAAG GATCTCTCTACGATTCTCTTGACTCTAACGACAGAAGGGCCCCGTCCATGCAGCTACGAGGGAAGGACCCGGCCTTCTCGTCGGACAAAG gtcagTCCTATGGACAGAGCTGTGGTAGTGAGATGGAGGCTCTCCAAGAGGCCTACAGACAGATAAGCGATGCTCCGGGCGTCCCGGAGGATAGGGTAGACGGCCGGCGCAGCAGACCCTCtacctctgcctcccccctggAACAGTCCCGGGGAGACCTCCTCCCAGCCTCTACCAACGGGTCGG AGCTGCCCACCGCTGAAGAGCTGATGAGGCCGATCCGACCGGAGACAAGCGACTACATCCGAGGCTTCCCCCTCAAGCCCAGCAG CCGCTCAGGGACGGGCCTGGACCTGAGGCCTGGCAGCGCTGAGCCGAGGCACGCGGGCGTGAAGTCGGGCCCTGTGGCAGAGCCGTGGCGAGAACGGGGGTCCTCTGGGTCCCTGTCCCCAGACACCCCTCTCCGCAGGCAGCCGCTGAGcatcagagaggaggtggagcggcTGATGGAAGACCAGGACCGGGAACACCACCAGAGTCCCATCCCATCCACACAGGCCAGCAGAGCTAAGCAG AAGCCCCGTGGTGGCCCCGCCGGCCGGCCCTCTCTGTCGTCCACCAGGAAGTCAACGGTAACCTCCGCCCTGCGGGGTTCAAAGGCCAAGGAGGACGGCCACTCCGCCATGGCCTGCAGGTTCTCAAGACCCAACAGGCCCACGGTCAAGGGGAAAGCGTCTCCGCCTCCCACCCAGAGGAAGCCAGTCGCTCGGGTGCAACACAGCCCCCCGCCAATCAAGGGAATCCCTGAAA ACGCAGGTCTTCAGGTGAGCGGCGACCTGGTCGCGTCCGTCCAGTCCTTCGCCGCCTTCCTCCAACAGCAGGTCGGCCCCGCTGGACCGCAGGTCGCCACGGCTACCTGGGATGTCAACGCTCGCAGAGACGTGGCCACAGGAGTCAAGGGTCTTTCAGACAGCAAT GTTGAGGAGGGCTCTATGGTCCAGGGACTTGCCCACAAGGAAATAGACCACCTGTCCCACAAGCAGATAGACCATCCTtcccagaaggagagagacctggcccagagggagagagacctggcccagagggagagagacctggcccagaaggagagagacctTCACCTGAgactggaggaggtggagatgcaGCACAGGGAAGACCTCGGTGCTGTCAAACAGGAGAACTATGTTCTGCAGAGCAAG CTGCGCAAGGCCGAGTCCAGCCAGGGGGGCCAGCGGTGGGGCGAGGCTGCAGACCCGATGACCATGGACAGGCTCCAACTCCTGGAGAAGGAAGTGCAGCAGCAAGAGACCATCATCCAGGGGTACCACAAG GAAAACGAGAAGCTTTGCTGGGAGATGAAGGCCCAGCAGACTAGGAGTAGAGCCACAGAAGAGGCCATGTTTGCAGAGAACCAGAGGTTGCTGAACGAGCTACGGCTTGCAAA AGAGCAGCTGAAGAACATGCCAGGGACGCCACTGAATGCCTGCCCAATGGAGCACACCCAGCGCATCACAGAGCTCCTGACTCACATGGAGGTTATTCAG AAGGGCGAAGCCAAGTGGTCAGAGGAGAGCCGCAGCCTCCGGCAGCAGAAGCAGGCCCTGGAGGTGGACCTCCAGCTgatgaagaaggagagagacctGCTGAAGGCCCAGGTTCTCTCATCCTCAG GTGACCCCGGCGCTGTGCTGGGCGTGCGGGGGGACGgccacagagaggaggtggcCGCGCTGCAGAAGAAGCTCCACTGGTACGCTGAGAACCAGCAGCTCCTGGACCGCGATGCCGCCCGGCTGAGGGCCGCCAGCGACGAGACCCGGCAGCTCAAGGAGCAG TTAGAAAACCTAAAGATAGAGGTGAGGAAAAGCAGCAGTCAGCAACACACCAAGGCCAAGGAGAAGACCGGAGACGCTAAAAAGATCCAGGCCTTGGAGCGACAg gtCAAGGTAATGGAGGACCTCCTGCGACGGCGCCAGCCCAACTCCCTCCCCGCCCTGATCTACGCCGCCGCCTCAGCGAGCGGCCCGGGCGGCGAAGACCCCACGACGACCGCCACGCCCACTCTGGTCACCGGCCTATTGGAGCGCAAGGTGGAGCGtctggaggcggagctggacGGTCATAAGGAGGAGGCCAAGCGGGGCCTGCGAGCCATGGAGCAACAGTTCCAGAGGATCAAG ctcAGCTATGAGCAGCAGATCTCCGAGCTGGAGCAGAAGCTGGTCCAGAGGCAGAACCCGGAGGGGGCGgcccccccgccctgccccccctccgGGGGCGGCGAGCAGCAGGGTGTGACGGAGGCGCAGCGCAGCGTGGAGCTGGCCCTGCAGGAACAGATCCAGTCACTCCAACAGCAGCTCTCCAGAAAG gccccgcccccggagcCAGagcgggccccgcccccggagCCAGAGCGGGCCCGGCGCAGCCCGTCCCGCCACCAGGTCCAGAGCGAGGCGGCCTTCGGGGCCCGCATCGAGCGGCTCACGCAGGAGCTGGCGGCGAAGACCCGCTCGGTGCAGGAGCTGAGCCGCACCGTGGAGCGcctgcagagggagaggaagggccTGCTGTCGGGCTCCTGGTCCCGAGAGGCGCGCCCGGCCAACGCCAACGCCGCCGCCAGACCCAGGGCCGCGGCGTCCGGCGATGCCcgggtgggcggggccggcgtaggcggagggggagacgaggcgggagcgggggaggaggaggagaggttccCGGCCGCGCAGTACGAGAAGACGTACCGGCCCGACGCCTTCGCCGGCAGCCACATCacggaggtgctggaggagaaccAGGCCCTGCGAGAGCAGCTGGGGAGGCTGGAGGAGCGGCCCGACGCAGGGGAGCCCCACGGAGCCCTGGCCCATGCCCGGGAGGAGCTCTGCAG GCTGAAGGAGAGCACGGCGGAGCAGCTCTCCTCCCTGGTGGCTCATCAGCGTCTGGAGATGGACCAGCTCCGGGCCGGCCACGCCCAGGACCACTCCTCATCCAGGGTGGCCCAGCTCTCCAACAGGCTCAACACCCAGGAG ATCGTGGTGCAGCATTTGAAAGAGCAGTTGAAAGACTTTAAGGCAACCAAGGACACACTGGCCGTGTCCAAAATACGAGAGGAAACGCTGCAAACTCAG CTAACCAGGCTGCTGGAAGAGCTGAGGCAGGCCAGAGAGGCCCACAGCCCCGAGCTGAGGCACCTCCACGGCCTGGAGGCCAAGATTTGCAGCATGGAGCTCAGACACACCCAGCGGGAGGACCAGCTGAAGCAG CTCATATGCCAGACCAGGCAGGTGGTGGAGTCAGAGCAGCACTCGGAGGTGGAGCGCTGGAAGGGTCTGGCccaggggaggagcagggaggtggaggCCTTCCGCCTGGAGCTGGACTCCATCCTGGACGTCCTGCGGGAGCTGCGCAGGCAAGGGGTGGTGTTCCCCAGCCCGGAATCCCACCTCCACACCCCCTTCACCTGGAAGAGCTGa
- the cep162 gene encoding centrosomal protein of 162 kDa isoform X3 — protein sequence MASHRMTNEELDEQFEQFLKESFSDESGDVGGSAKRTSVLDSLGKTSSQRPAKKAAISSRPWWQDEDYDDNAGGTGRGSSRRSFQKSSRKSQPIREEEEEEFLGQMAFSDEERQQGVPSRVRQEPEDSMLASGPDLTPGGPGLETLEEEEEKARFFARLEAGASSTLDYSRLNRDLDSPRSTPAQSLRKPEEAGEGSEEDEKPATEGISQACADSPDYSDNFEEDEKEKEPAETMPPISSLDAKGSLYDSLDSNDRRAPSMQLRGKDPAFSSDKGQSYGQSCGSEMEALQEAYRQISDAPGVPEDRVDGRRSRPSTSASPLEQSRGDLLPASTNGSELPTAEELMRPIRPETSDYIRGFPLKPSSRSGTGLDLRPGSAEPRHAGVKSGPVAEPWRERGSSGSLSPDTPLRRQPLSIREEVERLMEDQDREHHQSPIPSTQASRAKQKPRGGPAGRPSLSSTRKSTVTSALRGSKAKEDGHSAMACRFSRPNRPTVKGKASPPPTQRKPVARVQHSPPPIKGIPENAGLQVSGDLVASVQSFAAFLQQQVGPAGPQVATATWDVNARRDVATGVKGLSDSNVEEGSMVQGLAHKEIDHLSHKQIDHPSQKERDLAQRERDLAQRERDLAQKERDLHLRLEEVEMQHREDLGAVKQENYVLQSKLRKAESSQGGQRWGEAADPMTMDRLQLLEKEVQQQETIIQGYHKENEKLCWEMKAQQTRSRATEEAMFAENQRLLNELRLAKEQLKNMPGTPLNACPMEHTQRITELLTHMEVIQKGEAKWSEESRSLRQQKQALEVDLQLMKKERDLLKAQVLSSSGDPGAVLGVRGDGHREEVAALQKKLHWYAENQQLLDRDAARLRAASDETRQLKEQLENLKIEVRKSSSQQHTKAKEKTGDAKKIQALERQVKVMEDLLRRRQPNSLPALIYAAASASGPGGEDPTTTATPTLVTGLLERKVERLEAELDGHKEEAKRGLRAMEQQFQRIKLSYEQQISELEQKLVQRQNPEGAAPPPCPPSGGGEQQGVTEAQRSVELALQEQIQSLQQQLSRKAPPPEPERAPPPEPERARRSPSRHQVQSEAAFGARIERLTQELAAKTRSVQELSRTVERLQRERKGLLSGSWSREARPANANAAARPRAAASGDARVGGAGVGGGGDEAGAGEEEERFPAAQYEKTYRPDAFAGSHITEVLEENQALREQLGRLEERPDAGEPHGALAHAREELCRLKESTAEQLSSLVAHQRLEMDQLRAGHAQDHSSSRVAQLSNRLNTQEIVVQHLKEQLKDFKATKDTLAVSKIREETLQTQLTRLLEELRQAREAHSPELRHLHGLEAKICSMELRHTQREDQLKQLICQTRQVVESEQHSEVERWKGLAQGRSREVEAFRLELDSILDVLRELRRQGVVFPSPESHLHTPFTWKS from the exons ACTCAATGCTGGCATCGGGGCCTGACCTGACCCCAGGAGGGCCGGGCTTGgagaccctggaggaggaggaagagaaggccCGCTTCTTTGCACGGCTGGAGGCGGGGGCCTCGTCCACCCTGGACTACTCCCGCCTCAACAGAGACCTGGACTCCCCGAGATCCACCCCCGCCCAGAGCCTTag GAAACCAGAGGAGGCCGGGGAGGGATCTGAGGAGGATGAAAAGCCAGCCACTGAAGGGATCTctcaag CGTGTGCAGACTCCCCCGACTACAGTGATAACTTTGAAGAAGACGAGAAAGAGAAGGAGCCTGCAGAGACG atgCCACCAATATCTTCCTTGGATGCCAAAG GATCTCTCTACGATTCTCTTGACTCTAACGACAGAAGGGCCCCGTCCATGCAGCTACGAGGGAAGGACCCGGCCTTCTCGTCGGACAAAG gtcagTCCTATGGACAGAGCTGTGGTAGTGAGATGGAGGCTCTCCAAGAGGCCTACAGACAGATAAGCGATGCTCCGGGCGTCCCGGAGGATAGGGTAGACGGCCGGCGCAGCAGACCCTCtacctctgcctcccccctggAACAGTCCCGGGGAGACCTCCTCCCAGCCTCTACCAACGGGTCGG AGCTGCCCACCGCTGAAGAGCTGATGAGGCCGATCCGACCGGAGACAAGCGACTACATCCGAGGCTTCCCCCTCAAGCCCAGCAG CCGCTCAGGGACGGGCCTGGACCTGAGGCCTGGCAGCGCTGAGCCGAGGCACGCGGGCGTGAAGTCGGGCCCTGTGGCAGAGCCGTGGCGAGAACGGGGGTCCTCTGGGTCCCTGTCCCCAGACACCCCTCTCCGCAGGCAGCCGCTGAGcatcagagaggaggtggagcggcTGATGGAAGACCAGGACCGGGAACACCACCAGAGTCCCATCCCATCCACACAGGCCAGCAGAGCTAAGCAG AAGCCCCGTGGTGGCCCCGCCGGCCGGCCCTCTCTGTCGTCCACCAGGAAGTCAACGGTAACCTCCGCCCTGCGGGGTTCAAAGGCCAAGGAGGACGGCCACTCCGCCATGGCCTGCAGGTTCTCAAGACCCAACAGGCCCACGGTCAAGGGGAAAGCGTCTCCGCCTCCCACCCAGAGGAAGCCAGTCGCTCGGGTGCAACACAGCCCCCCGCCAATCAAGGGAATCCCTGAAA ACGCAGGTCTTCAGGTGAGCGGCGACCTGGTCGCGTCCGTCCAGTCCTTCGCCGCCTTCCTCCAACAGCAGGTCGGCCCCGCTGGACCGCAGGTCGCCACGGCTACCTGGGATGTCAACGCTCGCAGAGACGTGGCCACAGGAGTCAAGGGTCTTTCAGACAGCAAT GTTGAGGAGGGCTCTATGGTCCAGGGACTTGCCCACAAGGAAATAGACCACCTGTCCCACAAGCAGATAGACCATCCTtcccagaaggagagagacctggcccagagggagagagacctggcccagagggagagagacctggcccagaaggagagagacctTCACCTGAgactggaggaggtggagatgcaGCACAGGGAAGACCTCGGTGCTGTCAAACAGGAGAACTATGTTCTGCAGAGCAAG CTGCGCAAGGCCGAGTCCAGCCAGGGGGGCCAGCGGTGGGGCGAGGCTGCAGACCCGATGACCATGGACAGGCTCCAACTCCTGGAGAAGGAAGTGCAGCAGCAAGAGACCATCATCCAGGGGTACCACAAG GAAAACGAGAAGCTTTGCTGGGAGATGAAGGCCCAGCAGACTAGGAGTAGAGCCACAGAAGAGGCCATGTTTGCAGAGAACCAGAGGTTGCTGAACGAGCTACGGCTTGCAAA AGAGCAGCTGAAGAACATGCCAGGGACGCCACTGAATGCCTGCCCAATGGAGCACACCCAGCGCATCACAGAGCTCCTGACTCACATGGAGGTTATTCAG AAGGGCGAAGCCAAGTGGTCAGAGGAGAGCCGCAGCCTCCGGCAGCAGAAGCAGGCCCTGGAGGTGGACCTCCAGCTgatgaagaaggagagagacctGCTGAAGGCCCAGGTTCTCTCATCCTCAG GTGACCCCGGCGCTGTGCTGGGCGTGCGGGGGGACGgccacagagaggaggtggcCGCGCTGCAGAAGAAGCTCCACTGGTACGCTGAGAACCAGCAGCTCCTGGACCGCGATGCCGCCCGGCTGAGGGCCGCCAGCGACGAGACCCGGCAGCTCAAGGAGCAG TTAGAAAACCTAAAGATAGAGGTGAGGAAAAGCAGCAGTCAGCAACACACCAAGGCCAAGGAGAAGACCGGAGACGCTAAAAAGATCCAGGCCTTGGAGCGACAg gtCAAGGTAATGGAGGACCTCCTGCGACGGCGCCAGCCCAACTCCCTCCCCGCCCTGATCTACGCCGCCGCCTCAGCGAGCGGCCCGGGCGGCGAAGACCCCACGACGACCGCCACGCCCACTCTGGTCACCGGCCTATTGGAGCGCAAGGTGGAGCGtctggaggcggagctggacGGTCATAAGGAGGAGGCCAAGCGGGGCCTGCGAGCCATGGAGCAACAGTTCCAGAGGATCAAG ctcAGCTATGAGCAGCAGATCTCCGAGCTGGAGCAGAAGCTGGTCCAGAGGCAGAACCCGGAGGGGGCGgcccccccgccctgccccccctccgGGGGCGGCGAGCAGCAGGGTGTGACGGAGGCGCAGCGCAGCGTGGAGCTGGCCCTGCAGGAACAGATCCAGTCACTCCAACAGCAGCTCTCCAGAAAG gccccgcccccggagcCAGagcgggccccgcccccggagCCAGAGCGGGCCCGGCGCAGCCCGTCCCGCCACCAGGTCCAGAGCGAGGCGGCCTTCGGGGCCCGCATCGAGCGGCTCACGCAGGAGCTGGCGGCGAAGACCCGCTCGGTGCAGGAGCTGAGCCGCACCGTGGAGCGcctgcagagggagaggaagggccTGCTGTCGGGCTCCTGGTCCCGAGAGGCGCGCCCGGCCAACGCCAACGCCGCCGCCAGACCCAGGGCCGCGGCGTCCGGCGATGCCcgggtgggcggggccggcgtaggcggagggggagacgaggcgggagcgggggaggaggaggagaggttccCGGCCGCGCAGTACGAGAAGACGTACCGGCCCGACGCCTTCGCCGGCAGCCACATCacggaggtgctggaggagaaccAGGCCCTGCGAGAGCAGCTGGGGAGGCTGGAGGAGCGGCCCGACGCAGGGGAGCCCCACGGAGCCCTGGCCCATGCCCGGGAGGAGCTCTGCAG GCTGAAGGAGAGCACGGCGGAGCAGCTCTCCTCCCTGGTGGCTCATCAGCGTCTGGAGATGGACCAGCTCCGGGCCGGCCACGCCCAGGACCACTCCTCATCCAGGGTGGCCCAGCTCTCCAACAGGCTCAACACCCAGGAG ATCGTGGTGCAGCATTTGAAAGAGCAGTTGAAAGACTTTAAGGCAACCAAGGACACACTGGCCGTGTCCAAAATACGAGAGGAAACGCTGCAAACTCAG CTAACCAGGCTGCTGGAAGAGCTGAGGCAGGCCAGAGAGGCCCACAGCCCCGAGCTGAGGCACCTCCACGGCCTGGAGGCCAAGATTTGCAGCATGGAGCTCAGACACACCCAGCGGGAGGACCAGCTGAAGCAG CTCATATGCCAGACCAGGCAGGTGGTGGAGTCAGAGCAGCACTCGGAGGTGGAGCGCTGGAAGGGTCTGGCccaggggaggagcagggaggtggaggCCTTCCGCCTGGAGCTGGACTCCATCCTGGACGTCCTGCGGGAGCTGCGCAGGCAAGGGGTGGTGTTCCCCAGCCCGGAATCCCACCTCCACACCCCCTTCACCTGGAAGAGCTGa